Below is a genomic region from Citrobacter tructae.
AATTACCGCATCGACGGTGCCGATAGTGGTTAAGCCTTTGGCAAAGATCTCACCGGCGACTACCAGCGTGACAACGTTGGCAAACTGCGTACCCATACCGTCAAAAAACGCCTGCACATCATCCATGGTTTCGCGCAGATTGTGCGTACGAAAGAATTCGACAAGCATAGTTACTGTCATGCTCATCAGCATCACCACAACCAGATTTAGCTCTGCTTTCATTAATCCCGTATGCGCAAGGAACAGCGAGCCTAGCATCAGGATCAGTGGCATCACCGGTAAAATGGCGTAATAGAGTGGTGGAACATCTTCCAGCACTTTTTGTTCGGCAAAGCCGATGCTTTCCGGTGCTGCTTTTTTATCAAACTGGCGCTGCACAAAAAAATGCGCAATAGCGACGGCGATAATAACGCAGGAGGCCACAGGTAACTGGTAGTGGAAGAAGTAGGTAGCGATTTTCATTCCTGCCACCTGCGCAGCAAAAATCGAGTTGGTTTCCAGAATGCCCCATTCAATCGACATTGAAGTGGCAATGACTGCGACTGCAGATAAACGGCTTACGCCAAGGCTGACAAGCGTAGGGAAAAGGGTGACCATCAGCAACATACCTAACCCAGAGGCGCTGGTAATGAACTGTGCCATGATCTGACCGATCACATAGGTGGCGGCAAGTACGATATACGGTGAGCGGATAAGCTTTAGCGGGCGGCTCAACAGACTCACCATCGCCCGACTAGCCCCCATCCTGTCCATATAGCGGGCATATCCACCGACGGCCATGATCGACAATCCCAGTCCTGCGGCGCGGTTTGAGAGCATGCGCAGAATCTCGTTATAAATATCGACCAGCAGATAGCCGCTGCTTTTCTCGGGCGTAACCAGCGCACCGTACCCTAGCCAGACGCCACAAATCATTAAGAAGATCCCGGCTGCCGCCAGTACCACCTGGGGTTTGTAGTTTTTGAGGATCAGATAACCCATCGTTAATAAAACGATGACAGAAAGAATGATGCCGAACATTTGTTCACTCCATGCAAGGAAAGAAGATAAATCCGGTAATAGCGTTGTAATAAAATCGGATGTTATATTTTTTTAAACGTTTTTTATGGAGTGAATATCGTATTTTTAAAATCGAGGATAAATTATTTTTCTTTTTAAAATAGTGGCTTATGATAATTTATCACGATCATATTCGCAGGTTTCATAAACGCGATGTAATGCCAGTTAATTAAAATTAATCAGATTATTTGTGAACAAAATGATATTTGTATTTTATATATTCTCAATAAGTCAGTTGACCCGATTAGACCTCCATTTCACCCTGCTTTCGATCCTGTGTTACGATGAACCTGCTGTTGTTTTTCACCACGACTTAGCTGAATGGACCCTATGAACGCATTTGATTCGCAAGCTGAAGACTCTCCATCCACCATTGGCCGTAGTTTACGTAACCGCCCGCTGGCGCGTAAAAAACTCTCTGAAATGGTTGAAGAAGAACTGGAACAGATGATTCGTCGCCGGGAATTTGGCGAGGGGGAACAGTTGCCGT
It encodes:
- the dcuC gene encoding anaerobic C4-dicarboxylate transporter DcuC produces the protein MFGIILSVIVLLTMGYLILKNYKPQVVLAAAGIFLMICGVWLGYGALVTPEKSSGYLLVDIYNEILRMLSNRAAGLGLSIMAVGGYARYMDRMGASRAMVSLLSRPLKLIRSPYIVLAATYVIGQIMAQFITSASGLGMLLMVTLFPTLVSLGVSRLSAVAVIATSMSIEWGILETNSIFAAQVAGMKIATYFFHYQLPVASCVIIAVAIAHFFVQRQFDKKAAPESIGFAEQKVLEDVPPLYYAILPVMPLILMLGSLFLAHTGLMKAELNLVVVMLMSMTVTMLVEFFRTHNLRETMDDVQAFFDGMGTQFANVVTLVVAGEIFAKGLTTIGTVDAVIKGAEHSGLGGIGVMIIMAVVIAACAIVMGSGNAPFMSFASLIPDIAAGLHIPAVVMIMPMHFATTLARAVSPITAVIVVTAGIAGVSPFEVVKRTAIPMAVGFVVNMIATIVLFY